Proteins from one Pyrobaculum neutrophilum V24Sta genomic window:
- a CDS encoding KEOPS complex kinase/ATPase Bud32 produces the protein MLLIAKGAEAEIYLVDWFGIRAVLKWRKPKTYRDQTLDYLIRRRRTINEVRNMYIAYTAGVRVPSVYFFDPEKASIVMEYIEGENLRDLLNRGRFDVLLRAGAYVGKMHKAGLIHGDLAPTNIIQSGGELYFIDFGLGEARAGWSRKTAVLMARDVNVLLRTLDLYGDRAEELRQLFWNGYRDEMGPRASVVEKEVARIRASGRYVERR, from the coding sequence ATGCTCCTCATCGCAAAAGGCGCAGAGGCCGAGATCTACCTCGTGGACTGGTTCGGGATAAGGGCCGTGCTGAAGTGGAGAAAGCCAAAGACGTATAGGGATCAGACGCTGGACTACTTGATCAGGAGGAGGAGAACCATAAACGAGGTCCGTAACATGTACATAGCATATACGGCAGGGGTTAGGGTGCCCTCGGTCTACTTCTTCGACCCCGAGAAGGCCTCTATCGTTATGGAATACATCGAGGGGGAGAACCTACGCGATTTGTTGAATAGAGGCCGTTTCGACGTTTTACTACGAGCGGGGGCTTACGTGGGCAAGATGCACAAGGCGGGGCTGATACACGGGGACCTAGCGCCGACGAATATAATCCAATCTGGCGGAGAGCTATATTTCATCGACTTCGGCCTAGGCGAGGCGAGGGCTGGGTGGAGCCGCAAGACCGCGGTTCTGATGGCCAGAGATGTAAACGTCTTGTTGAGGACGTTGGATCTCTACGGAGATAGAGCGGAGGAGCTGAGGCAGCTGTTTTGGAACGGATACAGAGATGAGATGGGGCCGAGGGCCTCCGTCGTGGAGAAGGAGGTCGCCCGGATCAGAGCCTCGGGACGTTACGTGGAAAGGCGATGA
- a CDS encoding 30S ribosomal protein S26e, whose protein sequence is MPKKRKNRGRKKGDKGREPYVHCDNCGKITPRSKSVRLTVPYSPVPPDLARELEKQGVIISRYLVTKTYCINCAVFFGIIKVRPREERKKRIPLQQVI, encoded by the coding sequence GTGCCAAAAAAGAGGAAGAATAGAGGTCGAAAGAAGGGCGACAAGGGGAGGGAGCCATACGTCCACTGCGACAACTGTGGGAAAATAACGCCTAGATCTAAATCCGTTAGGCTAACCGTCCCCTACTCCCCGGTGCCGCCCGATCTGGCGAGGGAGCTTGAGAAGCAGGGAGTCATCATATCCCGCTACCTTGTCACAAAGACGTACTGCATAAACTGCGCCGTGTTCTTCGGAATCATAAAGGTACGGCCGAGGGAGGAGAGGAAGAAGAGGATACCTCTGCAACAGGTCATTTGA
- a CDS encoding CDP-alcohol phosphatidyltransferase family protein: MVSEKLRRYVNMDRVGRYIPLSPNVLTALSALVAWAGVPLVLFFGHPPWLYILLSGLLDGLDGAVARSKGVATRRGAFLDSFMDRYSDAAYLLYFLRQADPLALYLGLLGTFAISYARCRGESLGLEVRGVGFMERGERVAYLFLTAVAGEVAPQLQSPMLYLYIALVNIAAVYRMARIAAGLRGS, encoded by the coding sequence GTGGTCTCTGAGAAGCTCAGGAGGTATGTAAACATGGACAGAGTAGGGAGGTACATACCGCTGAGCCCAAACGTTTTAACAGCTCTGTCTGCCCTGGTTGCCTGGGCCGGCGTACCGCTGGTGTTGTTTTTCGGCCACCCCCCGTGGCTCTATATACTGCTCTCCGGCTTGCTAGACGGCCTCGACGGGGCGGTGGCGAGAAGCAAAGGCGTCGCCACGAGGAGGGGGGCGTTTCTAGACTCTTTCATGGATAGGTACTCAGACGCCGCCTACCTCCTGTACTTCCTACGCCAAGCCGACCCGCTGGCTCTCTATCTAGGGCTCTTGGGGACGTTTGCCATAAGCTACGCCAGATGCCGTGGCGAATCCCTAGGGCTGGAGGTGCGCGGGGTCGGATTTATGGAAAGGGGAGAACGTGTGGCGTACCTATTTCTGACGGCGGTGGCGGGGGAAGTAGCGCCGCAACTACAGAGCCCCATGCTATATCTATATATAGCTCTAGTCAACATCGCCGCGGTCTACCGCATGGCCCGCATCGCGGCGGGCCTGAGAGGCTCCTGA
- a CDS encoding tRNA (pseudouridine-N1)-methyltransferase, whose translation MSFLIKSDVACPWSIDPHNLVKGRFDVLIDFAVEALRGGAREVYIMLCDGTTYHLVSPHKGRSREIASWLLSTQALKTDLRSVVNSYRRVYYLHERGRDISEVPLEGDALYVFGDHDGLSSEDEAFLAKHAVWISLGPTPYMSWQAAVYVAWRLSKLRLDRDN comes from the coding sequence TTGAGCTTTTTAATAAAGAGCGACGTCGCCTGCCCCTGGTCTATAGATCCACACAACCTCGTCAAGGGGCGCTTCGACGTACTTATCGACTTCGCCGTAGAGGCCTTAAGAGGCGGCGCGCGGGAGGTCTACATCATGCTCTGCGACGGCACTACATACCACCTCGTCTCCCCCCACAAAGGGCGGAGCCGCGAGATAGCGTCGTGGCTCCTTTCGACGCAGGCCTTAAAGACGGATCTAAGGTCCGTGGTCAACAGCTACAGGCGCGTCTACTACCTACACGAGAGGGGGCGGGACATCTCGGAGGTACCTCTGGAGGGGGATGCCCTATACGTCTTCGGAGATCACGACGGGCTGTCCTCCGAGGACGAGGCGTTTTTGGCAAAACATGCGGTCTGGATCTCCCTAGGTCCTACGCCGTATATGTCGTGGCAAGCCGCAGTCTACGTGGCCTGGAGGCTGTCCAAGCTCAGGCTCGATAGAGATAATTAG
- a CDS encoding DNA-directed DNA polymerase I, with product MAEFEENFEEFEEEVKEYEGEAIEEGKIKGVVSNSIPPSIVLSIVYDGTEGKALVKLYDPVNDVVYYWYDNSGHKPYLIAMKTPEELVEKHPEVLRHPGFSHLGIEEKYDALHDRKVVVTKVYAKDPLSVGGGKNSLRDIIGETWESRIKYHHSYLFDRNIIPGMWYRANGNGLTPLEIAIPEEVKSSLGNIFKSEHAKVAEEWIPLFQAPVPHIRRVAIDVEIYTPQENRIPDPKEAEYEVISVALVGSDGLRRVLMLRRPDVEAELRYRPDYEIMFFDSEYDLLREVFKTIVQYPIVVTFNGDNFDLPYLYNRAVALGIPKEEVPIAVKRDYVSVAPGVHIDMFKFFAIKAVEAYAFGGVYRGERGLDGIAYAILGVGKVERQKNVSRMGYWELAEYNYRDALITLYFTLYNGEMVMKLIMLLSRIAKMPIEDITRSQVSAWIRNMLYYEHRRRGWLIPNKEDILREKGSVHTKAIIKGKKYAGAVVLDPPLGVFFNVYVLDFASLYPSIISKWNLSYETVNCRQDAERPIPELPHTICRDRPGLTSTLVGILRDLRVHVYKKLAKKAPTPAERQLYDVVQSAMKVFINASYGVFGAETFPLYCPPVAELTTALARYIMTSTVLKAIELGMIPVYGDTDSLFLWNVTEDKIKRLVQYAEEIGIDIELDKIYKFVMFSGRKKNYLGVTNDGSVIVKGIVAKKRNAPLFVKELVEEIIDNLKNINNVDDMVKVRDVVISMVKDTEAKIREKKITLDKLGIKMVLSKNLDEYTKNKPQHVKAAEQLVKYGIPVGRGDAIILIKTKDAVGVKPIQLARVDEIDEKKYMEYVSTSLEQILEAMGVSIEELRGAMKLL from the coding sequence GTGGCCGAGTTTGAGGAGAACTTTGAGGAGTTTGAGGAGGAGGTTAAGGAGTACGAGGGGGAGGCCATAGAGGAGGGGAAGATAAAGGGCGTTGTGTCCAACTCTATCCCGCCGTCGATCGTGCTCTCTATAGTGTATGATGGAACCGAAGGGAAGGCGTTGGTCAAGCTCTACGACCCGGTTAACGACGTCGTCTACTACTGGTACGACAACAGCGGACACAAGCCTTACCTAATAGCGATGAAGACCCCCGAGGAGCTGGTAGAAAAACACCCAGAGGTCTTACGTCACCCCGGCTTCAGCCACTTAGGGATAGAGGAGAAGTACGACGCGTTGCACGACCGCAAGGTCGTCGTTACGAAGGTATACGCCAAGGACCCACTGTCGGTTGGCGGGGGGAAAAACTCGCTTAGGGATATCATAGGCGAGACTTGGGAGTCGAGGATAAAGTACCACCATAGCTACCTCTTCGACAGGAACATCATCCCAGGGATGTGGTACCGGGCGAACGGCAACGGGCTTACGCCGCTGGAGATCGCGATACCCGAGGAGGTGAAGTCGTCGCTGGGCAACATATTCAAGTCTGAACACGCCAAGGTGGCCGAGGAGTGGATACCGCTTTTCCAAGCCCCAGTTCCACACATCAGAAGAGTGGCGATAGACGTGGAGATATACACGCCGCAGGAAAACAGAATCCCGGACCCCAAGGAGGCTGAGTACGAGGTTATCTCGGTAGCGCTTGTGGGGAGCGACGGCCTAAGACGCGTCTTGATGCTACGTAGGCCAGATGTCGAGGCGGAGCTAAGGTATAGGCCCGACTATGAGATAATGTTCTTCGACAGCGAATACGACCTGCTTAGGGAGGTTTTCAAAACCATCGTGCAGTACCCCATAGTTGTGACCTTCAACGGGGACAACTTCGACCTGCCGTATCTATACAACAGAGCCGTAGCCCTCGGTATACCGAAGGAGGAGGTGCCGATAGCCGTGAAGAGGGATTACGTCAGCGTGGCCCCCGGCGTCCACATAGATATGTTTAAGTTCTTCGCCATAAAGGCCGTAGAGGCCTACGCCTTCGGCGGCGTCTACAGAGGAGAGAGGGGGCTCGACGGGATAGCTTACGCGATACTCGGCGTGGGCAAGGTCGAGAGGCAGAAGAACGTATCTAGGATGGGGTACTGGGAGTTGGCCGAGTACAACTACAGAGACGCCTTGATCACCCTATACTTCACCTTGTACAACGGCGAGATGGTAATGAAGCTGATAATGTTGCTGTCCAGAATAGCCAAAATGCCCATAGAAGACATCACGAGATCCCAAGTCTCAGCGTGGATCCGAAACATGCTGTACTATGAACACAGAAGGAGGGGGTGGCTTATCCCCAACAAGGAGGATATCCTAAGGGAGAAGGGGTCTGTCCACACAAAGGCGATAATCAAGGGCAAGAAATACGCAGGCGCCGTTGTGTTGGATCCGCCGCTCGGCGTGTTTTTCAACGTCTACGTGTTAGACTTCGCCTCTCTGTACCCCTCCATAATAAGCAAGTGGAACCTCTCCTACGAGACCGTGAACTGTAGACAAGACGCCGAGAGGCCTATACCCGAGCTACCCCATACCATATGCCGCGATAGGCCGGGGCTGACGAGTACCCTGGTGGGAATACTCAGAGACCTCAGAGTTCACGTGTATAAGAAGCTGGCTAAGAAGGCGCCTACGCCAGCCGAGCGGCAGCTCTACGACGTAGTCCAGAGCGCCATGAAGGTCTTCATAAACGCCTCATACGGCGTTTTCGGCGCCGAGACCTTCCCCCTCTACTGCCCGCCCGTGGCGGAGCTCACCACGGCGCTTGCTAGATACATAATGACGAGCACGGTGCTCAAGGCCATAGAGCTTGGCATGATCCCTGTCTACGGAGATACAGACTCGCTATTTCTGTGGAACGTAACTGAGGACAAGATAAAGCGGCTTGTGCAATACGCCGAGGAGATAGGCATAGACATCGAGCTAGACAAGATCTACAAATTCGTCATGTTTAGCGGGAGGAAGAAGAACTACCTCGGCGTGACAAACGATGGAAGCGTCATAGTGAAGGGGATTGTGGCTAAGAAGCGCAATGCGCCGTTGTTTGTAAAAGAGCTAGTCGAAGAGATCATAGACAACCTAAAGAACATAAATAACGTAGATGATATGGTCAAGGTGAGAGATGTTGTAATATCTATGGTGAAAGACACCGAGGCTAAGATCAGAGAGAAGAAGATCACCCTTGATAAACTCGGCATAAAGATGGTCTTAAGCAAAAACCTAGACGAGTACACCAAGAACAAGCCGCAACACGTGAAAGCCGCCGAGCAGTTGGTCAAATACGGCATACCCGTGGGGAGGGGAGACGCCATTATATTGATAAAGACGAAGGACGCCGTCGGCGTTAAGCCCATACAGCTGGCACGCGTGGATGAAATAGACGAAAAGAAGTACATGGAATATGTAAGCACGTCCCTTGAACAGATCCTCGAGGCGATGGGGGTCTCGATAGAGGAACTACGGGGTGCTATGAAGCTACTCTAG
- a CDS encoding metal-binding protein → MRCPMYRSTADGVRCVLMPPEEWRLRRAQLEKYCNGGGNGCPIYAQYLSKKG, encoded by the coding sequence ATGCGCTGTCCCATGTACCGGTCGACGGCAGACGGCGTAAGGTGTGTGTTGATGCCTCCTGAGGAGTGGCGGCTGAGGAGGGCCCAGCTTGAGAAGTACTGCAACGGCGGAGGCAACGGGTGTCCCATATACGCGCAGTACCTCTCGAAGAAAGGTTAG
- a CDS encoding radical SAM protein, giving the protein MSWLLYRPDAVTVWESATVRERLAWYSAVMRNRAPAKYHIAARLEAPRDYREMDGGELWRLHEELGRNFDEEWRRQRERPDPTLAKRELPPASFLDVKIELARRQLRRCMLCERRCGVDRTTRRGACLLDHRPRVASFFHHLGEEAPLVPSGTIFFAGCNFRCVYCQNWDISQHPEAGVEVTSESLAAIQIGLREEGARNINWVGGEPTPNIPYILESMKVLASRGVNVPQLWNSNMYLTPEGLSLILHVMDIWLPDFKYGNDGCALRYSVAPRYWEVTTRNFEVLCRRREDIIVRHLVLPGHLDCCTKPVLRWLAENCPHALVNIMDQYRPDYLVPKLERYRELRRRVSEAEIEEAYRYADSLGLAWREVSR; this is encoded by the coding sequence GTGAGCTGGCTACTGTATAGACCGGATGCGGTCACCGTGTGGGAAAGCGCTACAGTTAGGGAGAGGTTGGCGTGGTACTCCGCTGTCATGCGCAACCGGGCTCCCGCCAAGTACCACATAGCGGCTAGGCTGGAGGCGCCTCGGGATTACAGGGAGATGGATGGGGGAGAGCTCTGGAGACTACACGAGGAGTTGGGGAGGAATTTCGACGAGGAGTGGCGCCGCCAGAGGGAGAGACCAGACCCAACTCTGGCAAAAAGGGAGCTCCCGCCGGCATCGTTTCTTGACGTGAAGATAGAGCTCGCCAGGAGGCAACTGAGGCGCTGTATGCTCTGCGAGAGGAGGTGCGGCGTCGATAGAACCACGAGGAGGGGGGCGTGTCTCCTCGACCACAGGCCGCGCGTCGCCAGCTTCTTCCACCACCTAGGCGAGGAGGCCCCGCTTGTGCCGTCTGGCACGATCTTCTTCGCCGGGTGCAACTTCCGCTGTGTCTACTGTCAGAACTGGGATATCTCACAACATCCAGAGGCGGGCGTCGAGGTCACCTCGGAGTCGCTCGCGGCGATCCAGATAGGGCTGAGGGAGGAGGGCGCTAGAAACATAAACTGGGTAGGCGGCGAGCCTACCCCCAATATTCCGTACATCCTAGAGTCGATGAAGGTTCTGGCGTCGCGGGGAGTCAACGTGCCTCAGCTATGGAACTCAAACATGTATCTAACGCCCGAGGGTCTATCCCTGATACTCCACGTTATGGACATATGGCTTCCCGACTTCAAATATGGAAACGACGGTTGCGCCCTGCGCTACTCGGTAGCCCCTAGGTATTGGGAGGTGACTACCAGGAACTTCGAGGTTTTATGTAGGAGACGTGAGGATATTATAGTCAGACACTTGGTTCTGCCGGGCCACCTCGACTGTTGCACAAAGCCGGTCTTAAGGTGGCTCGCCGAGAACTGCCCCCACGCCCTCGTCAACATAATGGATCAGTACAGACCTGACTATCTAGTTCCCAAGTTGGAGAGATATAGAGAGCTCAGGAGGAGGGTGTCCGAGGCCGAAATAGAGGAGGCGTACCGCTACGCAGACTCCCTAGGCCTTGCCTGGAGAGAGGTCAGCAGGTGA
- the proS gene encoding proline--tRNA ligase, whose translation MELLRSARPHPKEKLKNVIEWFHWLLREAELYDVRYPVKGAYVWRPYGMKLRRNVEELIRRVHDETGHEEVLFPVFIPYEFFGKESQHIRGFEKEVFWVSKGGEGGERLVLRPTSETAIMPMVKLWIQDYKDLPLRLYQIVSVFRAETKMTHPMIRLREISMFKEAHTVHVDREDAERQVREAVEIYKRIFDEMCLAYMINKRPDWDKFAGAEYTIAFDTVLPDGRTLQIGTAHYLGTNFTRVFEVTYLDADGTRKLAHTTSYGISERSIAAMLITHGDDGGTTLPPKLAPIQIAVVPIYYSDEEMPLVMKFVEEVVAALKGAGLRLHVDDRRDKTPGWKFYYWELKGVPLRLEVGKRDVEKRQVVVTRRDTLEKYAVALGELVDAVRELMKAVEDNLRRRAWEELRSKIVKVQSLEEAKKAIKEGKVVEVPWSGDNQCGMKIQELLGADALGIPMDSEASIGGYDARDLACGERRAELWLRLSERY comes from the coding sequence ATGGAGCTCCTGAGATCTGCTAGACCTCACCCGAAGGAGAAGCTGAAGAACGTAATAGAGTGGTTCCACTGGCTTCTCCGAGAGGCCGAGCTTTACGATGTTAGATATCCCGTAAAAGGCGCCTACGTATGGCGGCCCTACGGCATGAAGTTGCGGCGCAACGTGGAAGAGTTGATCAGGCGCGTACACGACGAGACCGGGCACGAGGAGGTGCTCTTTCCGGTCTTTATACCGTATGAGTTCTTTGGCAAAGAGTCGCAACACATAAGAGGATTCGAGAAGGAGGTGTTCTGGGTATCTAAAGGCGGCGAGGGCGGCGAGAGACTTGTCCTAAGGCCTACCTCAGAGACGGCGATAATGCCGATGGTGAAACTCTGGATCCAAGACTATAAAGACCTACCGCTGAGGCTGTACCAGATAGTGAGCGTGTTTAGAGCCGAGACGAAGATGACGCACCCGATGATACGGCTGAGGGAGATCAGCATGTTTAAGGAGGCGCACACCGTCCACGTAGATAGAGAAGACGCGGAGCGTCAGGTCCGCGAAGCCGTCGAGATATACAAGAGAATTTTCGACGAGATGTGCCTAGCCTATATGATAAACAAAAGGCCGGACTGGGATAAGTTCGCCGGCGCTGAATACACCATAGCCTTTGACACGGTGTTGCCAGACGGCAGAACGCTCCAGATAGGGACTGCGCACTACCTCGGCACAAACTTCACTAGGGTGTTCGAGGTGACCTATCTAGACGCCGATGGGACGCGGAAACTAGCCCACACGACCTCCTACGGGATCTCAGAGAGAAGCATAGCGGCTATGCTTATAACACATGGCGACGACGGAGGGACAACGCTACCGCCTAAACTAGCCCCCATCCAGATAGCCGTGGTGCCGATATACTACAGCGACGAGGAGATGCCGCTTGTGATGAAGTTCGTAGAGGAGGTCGTCGCCGCTCTAAAAGGGGCTGGGCTCCGCCTACATGTAGACGATAGGAGGGATAAAACGCCTGGGTGGAAGTTCTACTACTGGGAGCTCAAGGGCGTCCCCCTGCGCCTCGAGGTAGGAAAACGGGATGTGGAAAAGAGGCAGGTCGTGGTGACGCGGAGAGATACCTTGGAGAAATACGCCGTTGCGCTAGGCGAGTTGGTAGACGCTGTGAGAGAGCTCATGAAGGCGGTGGAGGACAACCTCCGCAGGAGAGCTTGGGAGGAGCTCAGAAGCAAGATCGTTAAAGTCCAGAGTCTTGAGGAGGCGAAAAAAGCTATCAAGGAGGGGAAGGTAGTGGAGGTGCCCTGGAGCGGCGACAACCAGTGCGGCATGAAGATACAGGAGCTATTAGGCGCAGACGCGCTCGGCATACCCATGGACTCCGAGGCATCCATTGGGGGCTACGACGCGCGCGATCTGGCGTGTGGCGAGAGGCGGGCGGAGCTCTGGCTTAGGCTTTCAGAGCGCTATTAG
- the hmgA gene encoding hydroxymethylglutaryl-CoA reductase (NADPH): protein MEVKLHEFEKIYGDANKAAEARRQYLEKVTGVKLENIGKTVIDLNTVVGRNIENVIGAVQVPVGVAGPLLIHGDYARGQFYIPLATTEGALVASVNRGAKLITESGGARAKVLRDGMARAPLFRLPSLIDAVEFVQWINQNVEEIKKAAESTTSIGRLREIQPYVVGNYVWLRMVFFTGDAMGMNMVTIASDAAARYIQERFPKAKLVALSGNLCVDKKANAVNFLLGRGKTVVAEAVIKREILQRMGVTPEEVHEVNIRKNLLGSALAHSYGFNAHFANIVAAVFIATGQDVAQVVESSMGITSTEAREEGLYISVFLPSLEVGTVGGGTRLPTQREALELLGVAGSGNPPGTNALKFAEIIAAAVLAGEANLLIALARNELASAHERLGRAKR from the coding sequence ATGGAAGTTAAGCTTCACGAGTTCGAGAAGATATACGGCGACGCCAACAAAGCCGCGGAGGCGCGCCGACAGTACCTGGAGAAGGTCACAGGCGTCAAGCTGGAGAACATCGGCAAGACCGTGATAGACCTAAACACGGTGGTGGGCCGCAACATAGAGAACGTGATTGGCGCGGTGCAGGTGCCGGTGGGGGTCGCGGGTCCTTTGTTAATCCACGGCGATTACGCCCGCGGCCAGTTCTACATCCCCTTGGCCACCACCGAGGGCGCTCTGGTGGCCTCGGTAAACAGAGGGGCTAAACTCATCACAGAGTCCGGCGGAGCTAGAGCGAAGGTTTTGAGAGACGGCATGGCTAGAGCCCCGCTCTTCAGACTCCCCTCTCTCATAGACGCGGTGGAGTTCGTCCAGTGGATAAACCAGAACGTGGAAGAAATAAAGAAGGCCGCGGAGTCTACGACGAGCATAGGAAGGCTGAGGGAGATACAGCCATACGTCGTAGGCAACTACGTGTGGCTTAGGATGGTTTTCTTCACCGGCGACGCCATGGGCATGAACATGGTCACCATAGCGTCAGACGCCGCCGCGAGATACATACAGGAGAGGTTTCCAAAGGCCAAGCTCGTGGCGTTAAGCGGAAACCTCTGCGTAGACAAGAAGGCCAACGCGGTGAACTTCCTCCTGGGGAGGGGGAAGACTGTGGTTGCCGAGGCGGTTATCAAGAGGGAAATCCTCCAGAGGATGGGGGTCACGCCTGAGGAGGTGCACGAGGTGAACATCAGGAAGAATCTGCTGGGCTCGGCGCTGGCGCACTCCTACGGCTTCAACGCACATTTCGCGAACATAGTCGCAGCGGTTTTCATCGCCACCGGCCAAGACGTAGCTCAGGTGGTCGAGTCCAGCATGGGCATCACGTCCACCGAGGCGAGGGAGGAGGGGCTCTACATCTCCGTCTTTCTACCAAGCCTGGAGGTGGGCACCGTCGGCGGCGGCACCAGACTGCCGACGCAGAGGGAGGCCCTGGAGCTACTCGGCGTCGCTGGCTCGGGAAACCCGCCGGGCACCAACGCCCTCAAATTCGCCGAGATCATCGCGGCGGCGGTGCTCGCCGGCGAGGCAAATCTGCTCATCGCCCTAGCCCGGAACGAGCTGGCGTCGGCACACGAGAGACTTGGGAGAGCTAAGAGGTGA
- a CDS encoding DUF2286 domain-containing protein, translated as MSVVAKISKGAVLNKEVVNKDVFNAVKDVAAELLKSWDPTASDFIVLRDFYSVSYPAPLPRELLEKVRKYSPKRIEDKVEVTLPIFEIVHGAQWAGENLQVGDATVVFPYIDDATTDEILRGVVTNLTAEEEELE; from the coding sequence GTGAGCGTCGTGGCCAAGATCTCCAAAGGCGCGGTGTTAAACAAGGAGGTGGTCAACAAAGACGTGTTCAATGCCGTAAAAGACGTGGCGGCTGAGTTGTTGAAGTCTTGGGACCCCACCGCGTCGGATTTCATCGTTTTAAGAGACTTCTACTCGGTCTCCTACCCGGCGCCTCTGCCGAGGGAGCTTCTGGAAAAGGTGAGGAAGTACTCCCCAAAAAGGATAGAGGACAAGGTCGAGGTGACGTTGCCCATCTTCGAGATTGTACACGGAGCCCAGTGGGCCGGCGAGAATCTACAGGTGGGAGACGCCACGGTGGTCTTTCCCTACATAGACGACGCCACAACCGACGAGATTTTGAGGGGGGTTGTGACGAATCTAACCGCCGAAGAGGAGGAGCTAGAGTAG
- a CDS encoding tRNA (adenine-N1)-methyltransferase — MFKKGDWALFVEERGGYKTVARVGSGKIQTVRGYIDTDEAVGLPHGAFITTSLGVRFKALPATVFDVIEHRFRLGAQAIYPKDALYILKAASIGPGSVVAEAGTGSGFLTAVLAWYVRPWGVIYSFEKRLEHLRIAVRNIKIAGLDQYVELQLRDVVESGFGPLSVDAVVLDMGDPWNAVGNALEILKPGGTLAIFSTTVEHMSKSIEALRKNGLLLISVEEVSIRRWKPIPGELRPETFDVVHTGWIIAARRA; from the coding sequence GTGTTTAAGAAAGGCGATTGGGCTCTTTTCGTCGAAGAGCGTGGAGGCTACAAGACGGTGGCCCGGGTGGGGAGTGGGAAGATCCAGACTGTGAGAGGCTACATAGATACCGACGAGGCGGTGGGGCTACCCCACGGCGCGTTTATCACCACATCGCTGGGCGTTAGATTCAAGGCGCTGCCGGCTACAGTATTCGACGTCATCGAGCACAGATTCCGCCTAGGGGCCCAAGCCATATATCCAAAGGACGCCCTATACATCCTAAAAGCCGCCTCCATAGGGCCTGGTTCGGTAGTCGCCGAGGCTGGCACAGGCTCTGGCTTTTTAACCGCCGTTTTGGCCTGGTACGTAAGACCTTGGGGGGTGATCTACAGCTTTGAGAAGAGGCTTGAGCACCTAAGAATAGCAGTGAGAAACATAAAAATCGCCGGCCTTGACCAGTATGTAGAACTGCAGCTAAGGGACGTGGTGGAGAGCGGCTTCGGACCGCTTAGTGTAGACGCAGTGGTGCTAGACATGGGCGACCCCTGGAACGCGGTGGGAAACGCGCTGGAGATCCTAAAGCCCGGAGGCACGCTTGCCATCTTCTCAACCACCGTAGAACACATGTCGAAGTCCATAGAGGCGCTGAGGAAAAACGGCCTCCTCCTTATATCGGTAGAGGAGGTGTCTATACGCCGTTGGAAGCCCATCCCAGGCGAGCTACGCCCCGAAACCTTCGACGTAGTTCACACAGGCTGGATCATAGCCGCGAGGAGGGCTTAG
- a CDS encoding DHH family phosphoesterase: protein MLEKLRGLLGSSARVAIVTHRRADADALACAKVLELVLAKLGVAVVAVSCPEGSPLGGCTEALPQDVDMYVLADVASLNQVPPMSKSFIKVDHHAVGDDIPGISLDRPSCTEIALELAEEAGVEIPPDVAKLAILGIYADTGKLKRADARTLRLLASLLEKTGGTLGDAVGEGGESTARQRTFALLKGMQRLEIYETSAGIVCTSYVGAYEADLASLLISVGCDVSLVASRKKDGVHIVMRSRRYDVATLAKSLGAGGGHREAAVAVLHIQAKKGQLPAILRDVVKKIDRNARMA from the coding sequence ATGTTGGAAAAACTAAGAGGGCTACTGGGAAGCTCCGCCAGGGTAGCCATCGTTACACACAGGAGGGCAGACGCCGACGCTTTAGCTTGTGCGAAGGTGTTGGAGCTCGTCCTTGCGAAGCTAGGCGTCGCCGTAGTCGCAGTGTCGTGTCCAGAGGGGTCTCCCCTCGGGGGTTGCACTGAGGCGTTGCCTCAAGATGTGGATATGTACGTGTTAGCCGACGTGGCGTCGCTAAATCAGGTTCCCCCCATGAGCAAGAGCTTCATCAAGGTGGACCACCACGCCGTGGGAGACGACATACCTGGCATCTCGCTAGATAGGCCGAGTTGTACAGAGATCGCTCTGGAGCTCGCCGAGGAGGCCGGCGTAGAAATACCTCCCGACGTGGCCAAGCTCGCCATTCTAGGCATCTACGCCGACACGGGCAAGCTGAAGAGGGCCGACGCCAGAACCCTCCGCCTCTTGGCCTCCCTCCTTGAGAAAACAGGCGGCACGCTTGGAGACGCCGTAGGCGAAGGCGGGGAGAGCACGGCTAGACAGAGGACTTTCGCGTTGCTCAAGGGCATGCAGCGCTTGGAGATATACGAGACCTCCGCCGGCATAGTGTGTACGTCCTACGTCGGCGCCTACGAGGCGGATCTGGCCTCGCTTCTCATATCCGTGGGCTGCGACGTGTCTCTTGTGGCATCTAGGAAAAAGGACGGGGTTCACATAGTAATGAGGTCGCGTAGGTATGACGTGGCAACGTTGGCTAAATCGCTGGGCGCGGGGGGCGGACACAGGGAGGCGGCTGTGGCGGTGTTGCACATACAGGCTAAGAAGGGGCAGTTACCCGCCATCTTACGCGACGTGGTGAAGAAGATAGACAGAAACGCGAGAATGGCCTAG